The following are encoded together in the Gemmatimonadota bacterium genome:
- a CDS encoding DNA/RNA non-specific endonuclease — protein MSPLLNGATAAPPVRLSEIHYDNTGTDAGEAIEISAPAGTDLTGWSVVLYNGNGGAVYTPTTTLSGIVADNCSGRGVMVVNYAANGLQNGSPDGVALVDAGGTLVEFLSYEGTFVAVGGAAAGVTSTDIGVSENGSEPLGLSLQRQSDGSWAAAATSTFGSCNDNGAPPPPPVVASVTIAPNGASIAVGATQQFAATAADANGATIPGATFAWSSENAAVATVSASGLVTGVAAGSANIIAAESGGIADTVSVTVTAAPPPPPPLPSTRFSEIHYDNFGTDVGEAIEVEGPAGTDLTGWSIVLYNGNGGAVYATVPLTGTIPDLCTGRGVISTSISGIQNGNPDGFALADATGTLVEFLSYGGAFTGVGGAANGVLSLDIGQAESSATQAGQSLHRDNSGVWQPAATASFGACYGQTPPPPSNTITFSGRTSADPALPVGFEDQLFATVRDPQGQVITTTVTWVSETPAVASIDANGVVHALSVGTYRVRATAADGITTATYTLDTQLATAGGTAVYGNNIEFGVPADGDASDDILVARAQFTSSFNPARGIPNWVSYNLEATHIGTQDRCDCFTYDPALPSSLPRYTTADYTGAGTFAGYGIDRGHLARSFDRSTGLLDNASTFYFSNIIPQAADNNQGPWAALENFLGDEARFQNREVYVIAGAAGSKGTVKGEGKITIPAYTWKVAVTMPRDQGLLQVDDLSDLTVLAVLMPNDAGIRNVPWQTYETTVDAIEALTGYDLLDLLPDPVEIAVESKTLPPVAAVDGPYSSAEGSSVSMSGATSSDPDGDALTYAWSFGDGTFGTGATTSHSYTQDGSFTVQLVVTDARGLADTVTTTATVSNVAPVIAAFAGATLYPFETYKASGTFTDPGTDPWTATVDYGTGGGAQALALTGRTFKLSQAYNQAGTFTVQVVVSDDDASHTRTARVTVLTVSQGILGTQATLQLLLSAGRISNAVYQALDAQLGAARTTLENGQVRPAMLLLDNVQAAIRRYEASGEISKADSASLRSVITRLITSLNKS, from the coding sequence CCACGACGCTGAGCGGGATCGTCGCCGACAACTGTTCGGGACGCGGCGTGATGGTGGTCAACTACGCGGCGAACGGGTTGCAGAACGGAAGCCCCGACGGCGTCGCGCTGGTCGACGCCGGCGGAACGCTGGTCGAGTTCCTGTCGTACGAGGGGACGTTCGTCGCCGTGGGCGGGGCGGCCGCTGGTGTCACCTCCACCGACATCGGCGTCTCGGAGAACGGCTCGGAGCCGCTCGGCCTGTCGTTGCAGCGTCAGTCGGACGGGTCGTGGGCCGCAGCGGCCACGAGCACGTTCGGCAGCTGCAATGACAACGGCGCGCCTCCCCCGCCGCCGGTGGTGGCGTCGGTGACCATCGCGCCCAACGGCGCCTCGATCGCAGTCGGTGCAACGCAGCAGTTCGCGGCCACCGCCGCCGACGCCAACGGGGCGACGATCCCGGGTGCCACGTTCGCCTGGTCGAGCGAGAACGCCGCCGTGGCCACCGTCAGCGCGAGCGGTCTGGTGACCGGCGTCGCCGCCGGGTCGGCCAACATCATCGCCGCCGAGAGCGGCGGGATCGCCGATACGGTGAGCGTGACGGTGACTGCGGCACCGCCGCCTCCGCCGCCGCTCCCGTCGACGCGCTTCTCCGAAATCCACTACGACAACTTCGGCACCGACGTCGGTGAGGCGATCGAGGTCGAGGGACCGGCCGGGACCGACCTCACCGGGTGGAGCATCGTGCTCTACAACGGGAATGGTGGTGCGGTCTATGCCACGGTTCCGCTCACCGGGACCATCCCCGACCTCTGCACGGGGCGTGGCGTCATCTCCACGAGCATCAGCGGGATCCAGAACGGCAATCCCGACGGCTTCGCGCTCGCTGACGCGACCGGGACGCTGGTCGAGTTCCTCTCGTACGGTGGCGCCTTCACCGGCGTCGGCGGCGCGGCCAATGGCGTGCTGTCGCTCGACATCGGCCAGGCCGAGTCGTCGGCGACGCAGGCCGGGCAGTCGCTGCATCGCGACAATAGCGGCGTCTGGCAGCCTGCCGCCACCGCGAGCTTCGGCGCCTGCTACGGCCAGACGCCGCCGCCACCGTCCAACACGATCACCTTCTCCGGCCGCACCAGCGCCGACCCCGCGCTCCCCGTCGGCTTCGAGGACCAGCTCTTCGCCACGGTGCGCGACCCGCAGGGCCAGGTGATCACGACGACGGTCACCTGGGTCTCGGAGACGCCGGCGGTGGCGAGCATCGACGCCAACGGCGTCGTGCATGCGCTGTCGGTGGGGACGTATCGTGTGCGTGCCACGGCGGCCGACGGCATCACGACGGCCACGTACACGCTCGACACGCAGCTGGCGACCGCTGGTGGAACGGCGGTCTACGGCAACAACATCGAGTTCGGCGTCCCGGCCGACGGCGACGCGAGCGACGACATCCTCGTCGCCCGCGCGCAGTTCACGTCGTCGTTCAACCCGGCGCGCGGGATCCCCAACTGGGTGAGCTACAACCTCGAGGCGACGCACATCGGGACGCAGGATCGCTGTGACTGCTTCACGTATGACCCGGCGCTTCCCTCCTCGCTGCCGCGCTACACGACGGCCGACTACACCGGTGCCGGCACCTTCGCCGGCTACGGGATCGATCGCGGGCACCTCGCGCGTTCGTTCGATCGCTCCACCGGGCTGCTCGACAACGCCAGCACCTTCTACTTCTCGAACATCATTCCGCAGGCGGCCGACAACAACCAGGGGCCGTGGGCGGCGCTGGAGAACTTCCTCGGCGACGAGGCGCGCTTCCAGAACCGGGAGGTCTACGTCATCGCCGGCGCTGCCGGGAGCAAGGGGACGGTGAAGGGCGAGGGGAAGATCACCATTCCGGCCTACACGTGGAAAGTTGCCGTCACCATGCCGCGCGACCAGGGGTTGTTGCAGGTGGACGACCTCTCCGACCTGACCGTGCTGGCGGTCCTCATGCCCAACGATGCGGGGATCCGCAACGTCCCCTGGCAGACGTATGAGACGACGGTCGACGCCATCGAGGCGCTGACCGGGTACGACCTGCTCGACCTCCTCCCCGACCCGGTCGAGATCGCGGTGGAGAGCAAGACCCTTCCGCCGGTTGCCGCTGTCGACGGCCCCTACAGCTCGGCAGAGGGGAGCAGCGTCTCGATGAGCGGCGCGACCTCCAGCGATCCGGACGGCGACGCCCTGACGTATGCCTGGAGCTTTGGCGACGGGACGTTCGGGACGGGGGCCACGACGTCGCACAGCTACACGCAGGACGGGAGCTTCACCGTGCAGCTGGTGGTCACCGACGCACGCGGCCTCGCCGATACCGTCACGACGACGGCGACGGTCAGCAATGTTGCCCCGGTCATCGCGGCGTTCGCCGGCGCGACGCTCTATCCCTTCGAGACGTACAAGGCGTCGGGCACCTTCACCGACCCCGGTACCGACCCGTGGACCGCGACGGTCGACTACGGCACCGGTGGCGGCGCGCAGGCGCTCGCGCTCACGGGGCGCACCTTCAAGCTCTCGCAGGCCTACAATCAGGCAGGGACGTTCACCGTGCAGGTCGTCGTCTCCGACGATGATGCCTCGCACACCCGCACCGCCCGCGTGACCGTGCTGACGGTGTCACAGGGGATTCTCGGGACGCAGGCCACGTTGCAGCTCCTGCTGAGCGCCGGGCGCATCAGCAACGCGGTCTACCAGGCGCTCGACGCGCAGCTCGGCGCCGCGCGCACGACGCTGGAGAACGGGCAGGTGCGGCCCGCGATGCTTCTGCTCGACAACGTGCAGGCGGCGATTCGTCGCTACGAGGCGAGCGGGGAGATCTCGAAGGCCGACTCGGCGTCGTTGCGGTCGGTGATCACGCGACTCATCACGTCGCTGAACAAGAGCTAG
- a CDS encoding glycosyl hydrolase, whose protein sequence is MSAIRTLSAVALATAALAIVVVPSGASAQRAGRATSTSASSTVPPYNPRLYSDPTATNKAFKSLRWRLIGPFRGGRVDAVAGDPTKPLVYYMGAVNGGVWKTTNAGISWENITDGKTDISSVGAVTVAPSDPNVIYVGTGESQLREDLTYGTGVYRSTDAGETWQHLGLVETHQVTAIRVHPNNPDVAYVAAIGHAFGPNAERGVFRTMDGGKSWKKILFLDDSTGATDLSMDPTNPRILYASMWKFQRSPWGMDAGGGKSGLWKSTDGGDTWVDLSGNRGMPKAPLGKIGIAVSPANPRRLFASIEAKDTLGGIFRSDDAGATWSRTNGEQKFQVRPWYYSAVTADPTNENTVYVMNLQVWRSIDGGKTFSRLRVPHGDTHIMWVDPKDPTRLINGNDGGATVSQDGGKSWSSIYNQPTSQFYHVITDNQWPYRLYGAQQDNSAITIASRSDFGSIGERDWWSVAGCENAHIAVDPRDPNITYGGCYTGMLMRHDNRTQQTRDIAVWLNNYDGIPASDVPNRFQWTFPVLLSPHDPTILYATSQHVWRSTNEGRSWDRISPDLTYADPATLGPTGGPVHKDMTGTEWYATIYAFAESPRAKGELWTGSDDGRVHLSRDGGATWSDVTPKAMVKHTRITGIEPSPHDPAVAYLSATRYQLDDFRPYFYKTTDYGKSWTRIDNGIPMGAYARSIREDPIRRGLLFAATEIGVWVSLDDGANWQPLQLNLPRASVRDLRVHENDIVVATHGRSFWALDDIAVIRQLHDSVTAKPLHLFQPSTAWRFAGGHGGRGGNAGENPYDGVLVDYWVGTPPTDKLTLEFVDPRGTVVRSFSSATKRDSTAKAPVDSMAYVASDSIVTTRPGTNRFFWNLRYPNAKEIKTVVNDMGTLAGPTVVPGDFRVRLIAGKDTLVRPFTVKLDPRVQATTADLQQTFDLGMKVRGRLGDIVDAFARIEDLQQQIDVRVTQSSEQAYAQRVKDAAKPVRDQLEVVRTELVDWFNHDDQATLHFPIKLYNMMLSLNSQVLGQDAAPTKQHGEILNELGGKVDVQLQRLQQLEASEIKKLNALLQELGLPPVFVPPTTVKTIS, encoded by the coding sequence ATGTCCGCCATTCGCACCCTCTCCGCCGTCGCGCTCGCGACCGCGGCGCTCGCCATCGTCGTCGTGCCGTCAGGCGCCAGTGCCCAGCGCGCCGGCCGCGCCACGTCCACAAGCGCCAGCAGCACCGTCCCGCCCTACAATCCGCGCCTCTACTCCGACCCGACGGCCACCAACAAGGCCTTCAAGTCGCTGCGCTGGCGCCTCATTGGCCCGTTCCGCGGCGGTCGCGTCGACGCCGTGGCCGGCGACCCCACCAAGCCGCTCGTCTACTACATGGGCGCGGTGAACGGCGGCGTCTGGAAGACGACCAACGCCGGGATCTCGTGGGAGAACATCACCGATGGCAAGACCGACATCTCATCGGTCGGCGCCGTCACCGTGGCCCCATCGGACCCTAACGTGATCTACGTGGGGACCGGCGAGTCGCAGCTGCGCGAGGACCTCACGTACGGCACCGGCGTCTATCGCTCCACCGACGCCGGCGAGACGTGGCAGCACCTCGGCCTCGTCGAGACGCACCAGGTCACGGCGATCCGCGTGCACCCCAACAACCCCGACGTGGCCTACGTCGCAGCGATCGGGCACGCCTTCGGCCCTAACGCGGAGCGCGGTGTCTTTCGCACGATGGACGGCGGGAAGTCGTGGAAGAAGATCCTCTTCCTCGACGACTCGACCGGGGCCACCGACCTGTCGATGGACCCCACCAATCCGCGCATCCTCTACGCGTCGATGTGGAAGTTCCAGCGCTCACCGTGGGGGATGGACGCCGGGGGCGGCAAGAGCGGACTGTGGAAGTCGACCGACGGGGGCGATACGTGGGTCGACCTGTCGGGCAACCGCGGGATGCCCAAGGCGCCGTTAGGCAAGATCGGCATCGCGGTCTCGCCGGCCAACCCGCGCCGGCTCTTTGCCTCCATCGAGGCGAAGGACACGCTGGGGGGGATCTTCCGCTCCGACGACGCCGGCGCCACGTGGAGCCGCACCAACGGGGAGCAGAAGTTCCAGGTGCGCCCGTGGTACTACTCGGCCGTCACCGCCGACCCCACCAATGAGAACACCGTCTACGTGATGAACCTGCAGGTGTGGCGGTCGATCGATGGGGGGAAGACCTTCTCGCGACTGCGCGTCCCGCACGGCGACACGCACATCATGTGGGTCGACCCGAAGGACCCCACCCGGCTGATCAACGGCAACGACGGCGGCGCCACGGTGTCGCAGGATGGCGGCAAGAGCTGGTCGTCGATCTACAACCAACCGACGTCGCAGTTCTATCACGTCATCACCGACAACCAGTGGCCGTACCGCCTGTACGGCGCCCAGCAGGACAACTCGGCCATCACCATTGCCTCGCGCTCGGACTTCGGCTCCATCGGCGAGCGTGACTGGTGGAGCGTGGCCGGGTGCGAGAACGCCCACATCGCCGTCGACCCGCGCGACCCCAACATCACCTACGGTGGTTGCTACACGGGGATGCTGATGCGGCACGACAACCGCACGCAGCAGACGCGCGACATCGCCGTCTGGCTCAACAACTACGACGGCATCCCGGCGAGTGACGTCCCGAACCGCTTCCAGTGGACCTTCCCGGTCCTCCTCTCGCCGCACGACCCCACCATCCTGTACGCCACGTCGCAGCACGTCTGGCGCTCCACCAACGAGGGACGGAGCTGGGACCGCATCTCGCCCGACCTCACCTACGCCGATCCGGCCACGTTAGGCCCCACCGGCGGCCCGGTGCACAAGGACATGACCGGGACGGAGTGGTACGCGACGATCTATGCCTTCGCCGAGTCGCCCAGGGCCAAGGGGGAGCTGTGGACGGGGTCGGACGACGGGCGCGTGCACCTCTCGCGCGACGGCGGCGCGACGTGGAGCGACGTGACTCCCAAGGCGATGGTGAAGCACACCCGCATCACCGGGATCGAGCCCTCGCCGCACGACCCGGCGGTCGCCTATCTCTCGGCCACGCGCTACCAGCTCGACGACTTCCGCCCGTACTTCTACAAGACCACCGACTACGGCAAGAGCTGGACGCGCATCGACAACGGGATCCCGATGGGGGCCTACGCGCGCTCCATTCGCGAGGACCCGATCCGGCGCGGGCTCCTCTTTGCCGCGACCGAGATCGGCGTCTGGGTCTCGCTCGACGACGGCGCCAACTGGCAGCCGTTGCAGCTCAACCTGCCGCGCGCCAGCGTGCGCGACCTGCGCGTGCATGAGAACGACATCGTCGTCGCCACGCACGGGCGCTCCTTCTGGGCGCTCGACGACATCGCGGTCATCCGCCAGCTGCATGATTCGGTGACCGCCAAGCCGCTGCACCTCTTCCAGCCGTCCACCGCCTGGCGCTTTGCCGGCGGACACGGCGGGCGCGGGGGGAATGCCGGCGAGAATCCGTACGACGGCGTCCTCGTCGACTACTGGGTCGGGACACCCCCCACCGACAAGCTCACGCTGGAGTTCGTCGACCCGCGCGGGACGGTCGTGCGTTCGTTCAGCAGTGCCACCAAGCGAGACAGCACCGCGAAGGCGCCGGTCGACTCCATGGCCTACGTCGCCTCCGACTCGATCGTGACCACGCGTCCCGGCACCAACCGCTTCTTCTGGAACCTGCGCTATCCCAACGCGAAGGAGATCAAGACCGTGGTGAACGACATGGGGACGCTGGCCGGCCCCACGGTCGTCCCCGGCGACTTCCGAGTGCGCCTCATCGCCGGCAAGGACACGCTGGTGCGCCCGTTCACCGTCAAGCTCGACCCGCGCGTGCAGGCGACCACCGCCGACCTGCAGCAGACCTTTGACCTGGGGATGAAGGTGCGCGGCCGACTAGGCGACATCGTCGACGCCTTCGCCCGCATCGAGGACCTGCAGCAGCAGATCGACGTGCGCGTCACGCAGTCGTCGGAGCAGGCGTATGCCCAGCGCGTGAAGGACGCCGCCAAGCCGGTGCGCGACCAGCTCGAGGTGGTGCGCACCGAACTGGTCGACTGGTTCAACCACGACGACCAGGCGACGCTGCACTTCCCGATCAAGCTGTACAACATGATGCTGTCGCTCAACTCGCAGGTGCTGGGGCAGGACGCCGCCCCCACCAAGCAGCACGGCGAGATCCTGAATGAGCTGGGCGGCAA